A genome region from Candidatus Hydrogenedentota bacterium includes the following:
- a CDS encoding efflux RND transporter periplasmic adaptor subunit, with product MKKSFITLVACAIVLCAGALVVISAIGWRTIAVGFGSMLQAAGGGVVAGVDKEVEQAKAATENHAVKIPNVNIEVLKNTTLEDTLRLTGTVEAWKEVMLSAEIGGKIEAKNIEEGDHVKEGQVLFQIDTESIRAAYDQAEAQFRLAKQDFDRTQRLVDRGVAAQQNKDSAVANRDVTEASLRSLQIQLNKSIVKAPFDAIVDRIFMEKDEFTDTGKPLVRLVQLDRVKVKVGVPERDVLKFKVGDKVKIALDAMPDRDFDGVISKMTPTADPTTHTFLTEVEVGNAEAVIKPGMIARAELVRGVYPDTIVIPIFASALLDDKRVVFVEENGNAVVRQIETGVVKGSSVQVTAGLKAGDHLIVVGQHDVRPGEPVKVQETLP from the coding sequence ATGAAGAAATCGTTTATTACTCTGGTAGCATGCGCAATTGTATTGTGCGCGGGGGCGCTCGTGGTCATCTCTGCCATTGGCTGGCGGACCATCGCCGTGGGCTTCGGCTCAATGCTTCAAGCTGCGGGCGGTGGAGTTGTCGCGGGAGTCGATAAGGAAGTGGAGCAAGCCAAAGCTGCCACAGAAAACCACGCGGTCAAAATCCCAAACGTAAACATCGAAGTCCTCAAGAACACAACGCTTGAAGATACCCTTCGGCTTACCGGCACGGTTGAGGCATGGAAGGAAGTCATGCTAAGCGCCGAAATCGGTGGCAAGATCGAAGCGAAGAATATCGAAGAAGGAGATCACGTAAAAGAGGGTCAGGTCCTGTTTCAGATCGACACGGAGAGTATCCGTGCCGCGTATGATCAGGCTGAAGCGCAGTTCCGGCTTGCCAAGCAGGATTTTGACCGGACACAACGTTTGGTGGACCGTGGCGTTGCCGCTCAGCAAAACAAGGACAGCGCCGTCGCCAATCGGGACGTAACAGAAGCCAGCCTTCGCTCGCTGCAAATCCAATTGAACAAGAGCATCGTGAAAGCTCCGTTCGACGCAATCGTCGATCGCATTTTCATGGAAAAGGACGAGTTTACCGACACAGGCAAGCCGCTTGTCCGTCTTGTGCAATTGGATAGAGTAAAGGTCAAAGTCGGCGTGCCAGAGCGTGATGTGTTGAAGTTCAAGGTTGGCGACAAGGTAAAAATCGCGTTGGACGCTATGCCAGATAGGGACTTCGATGGAGTCATATCCAAAATGACTCCCACTGCCGATCCAACAACGCACACCTTCCTGACCGAAGTCGAAGTTGGGAACGCAGAAGCTGTGATCAAGCCCGGCATGATTGCACGCGCCGAGCTCGTGCGCGGTGTTTATCCCGATACTATCGTTATCCCCATCTTCGCGAGCGCATTGCTGGATGATAAGAGAGTTGTGTTCGTTGAAGAGAACGGCAATGCGGTTGTGCGACAGATCGAGACAGGCGTTGTCAAAGGGAGTTCCGTCCAGGTTACCGCCGGTCTCAAGGCGGGCGACCACCTCATCGTTGTCGGACAGCACGACGTTCGTCCGGGTGAGCCGGTCAAGGTTCAAGAGACCCTGCCGTGA